In Alphaproteobacteria bacterium, the following proteins share a genomic window:
- a CDS encoding LLM class flavin-dependent oxidoreductase has protein sequence METRREVIVDMAVLADRLGYELFSVPEGWGFDSTLVLTEIALKTERITVMSGILSVWGRTAGTIAMNAATLADISGGRYILGLGASTKALVEGFHGIPFDKPTRRFRQTVRAVRQILNGDRAPVPDEVEARPLKLGQPPHPDLPIYLAGLGPQSVRAAAQLAEGWFPYLVARDRFQTWVPDILRIRRRAGRANDPFTVVAGPNVSVNADATAARQVVASNLAWYVCAMGDAYANSITNQGYGAEVDAIRAANPKPSPSTGVVPAEAGHLLDQLAAYGPPERVAAMVDAWDEAVDINAIGIPPGLPWERIEAIIRAAAPR, from the coding sequence ATGGAAACCCGCCGCGAGGTCATTGTCGACATGGCCGTTCTGGCCGACCGCCTCGGTTACGAACTGTTCAGCGTGCCCGAGGGCTGGGGCTTCGATTCCACCCTGGTGCTGACCGAAATCGCGCTGAAGACCGAGCGCATCACCGTCATGTCGGGCATTCTCTCGGTCTGGGGGCGGACCGCCGGCACCATCGCCATGAACGCCGCGACACTCGCCGATATCAGCGGCGGCCGCTACATTCTGGGGCTCGGCGCCAGCACCAAGGCGCTGGTGGAAGGCTTCCACGGCATCCCGTTCGACAAGCCGACCCGCCGCTTCCGCCAGACCGTGCGGGCGGTGCGCCAGATCCTGAACGGCGACCGCGCGCCGGTGCCGGATGAGGTGGAGGCCCGCCCCCTGAAACTCGGCCAGCCGCCGCACCCGGACCTGCCGATCTATCTGGCCGGCCTCGGACCGCAGAGCGTGCGCGCCGCCGCGCAACTGGCCGAGGGCTGGTTCCCCTATCTGGTGGCCCGCGACCGCTTTCAGACCTGGGTCCCGGACATTCTGCGCATCCGCCGCCGCGCCGGCCGCGCCAACGATCCGTTTACCGTGGTGGCCGGCCCCAATGTCTCGGTGAATGCGGATGCAACGGCGGCGCGGCAGGTGGTGGCCAGCAACCTCGCCTGGTATGTCTGCGCCATGGGCGACGCCTATGCCAATTCCATCACCAACCAGGGTTATGGCGCGGAGGTGGATGCGATCCGGGCGGCGAACCCGAAGCCCAGCCCCTCCACCGGCGTGGTCCCGGCGGAAGCGGGGCATTTGCTGGACCAACTCGCCGCCTATGGCCCGCCCGAGCGCGTGGCCGCAATGGTGGATGCCTGGGACGAGGCGG
- the ppa gene encoding inorganic diphosphatase: MRIEAIAIGHNPPEDVNVIVEVPVGGQPIKYEMDKEAGTLVVDRFLHTPMTYPGNYGFVPHTLSEDGDPIDVLVCNTRQLVPGCVINVQPIGALLMEDDGGQDEKIIAVPSPRLTKRYLGVHNYDDLPEITLQQIAHFFEHYKDLEPGKWVRIGGWQNADVARRLIRESIERAKAKG, from the coding sequence ATGCGCATCGAAGCCATCGCCATCGGCCACAACCCGCCGGAAGACGTCAACGTCATCGTCGAAGTGCCGGTCGGCGGCCAGCCGATCAAGTACGAGATGGACAAGGAGGCCGGCACGCTGGTGGTCGACCGCTTCCTGCACACGCCGATGACCTATCCCGGCAATTACGGTTTCGTGCCGCACACGCTGTCGGAGGACGGCGACCCGATCGACGTGCTGGTCTGCAACACCCGCCAGCTGGTGCCGGGCTGCGTCATCAACGTGCAGCCCATCGGCGCCCTGCTGATGGAGGACGATGGCGGCCAGGACGAGAAGATCATCGCCGTGCCGTCGCCGCGCCTGACCAAGCGCTATCTGGGCGTCCACAATTACGACGACCTGCCGGAGATCACGTTGCAGCAGATCGCGCACTTTTTCGAGCACTACAAGGATCTGGAGCCGGGCAAATGGGTCCGCATCGGCGGCTGGCAGAACGCCGACGTCGCCCGCCGGCTGATCCGCGAAAGCATCGAGCGGGCGAAGGCCAAGGGCTGA